One region of Mycolicibacterium lutetiense genomic DNA includes:
- a CDS encoding acetyl/propionyl/methylcrotonyl-CoA carboxylase subunit alpha yields the protein MPVIKKLLVANRGEIARRVFRTCRELGIATVAVYSDADADAWHVDDADEAVRLPGSSPAETYLDGDRVIAAALLTGADAVHPGYGFMSENAGFARACADAGLVFVGPPPDAIDAMGSKLTAKAMMADAGVPVLPGGDATGLDPDKLRKLGAEIGYPLLVKASAGGGGRGMRVVESADDLDGAVASASREAMSAFSDGTVFLERYVQRPRHVEIQLLADMHGTVVSLFERECSVQRRHQKVIEEAPSPVVDDDLRARMGAAAVAAAQAVGYVGAGTVEFVLDANGGDDDGTFAFLEMNTRLQVEHPVTELVTGLDLVRLQLLVAMGRPLPAEVSKPRITGHAVEARLYAEDPTKGYLPQTGTLRTMQIPDHVGVRVDSGVRDGSVVSHHYDAMLAKVIAWAPTRAEALGALSAALAGARIHGLTTNRDLLVRVLRHDEFAGRGTDTGFLDRHDVADLGAALIDRDGEGLHAIAATLAQVAGRRAAAPVQPTLPAGWRNNPSQLQSTGWLTADGRERRVGYALLRDGVEVEVDGKPVEDVRVLVQRPDRVVLETGGVRRGYDVVLDGDIAYVDSPAGSTAFTQVPRFLDPSTLKPAGSLTAPMPGSVIRLPVAAGDVVTAGQALVVVEAMKMEHTIASPIDGIVAELSVEVGQQVSTGDALAVVGAADSADED from the coding sequence ATGCCCGTGATCAAGAAGCTGCTGGTGGCCAACCGGGGAGAGATCGCCCGACGCGTGTTTCGCACCTGTCGCGAACTCGGCATCGCGACCGTCGCCGTGTACTCCGACGCCGACGCCGACGCCTGGCACGTGGACGATGCCGACGAGGCCGTCCGGCTACCGGGTTCCTCGCCGGCGGAGACCTACCTCGACGGTGACCGGGTGATCGCCGCCGCCCTCCTCACCGGCGCCGACGCCGTGCATCCCGGCTACGGCTTCATGTCGGAGAACGCCGGCTTCGCGCGGGCCTGCGCCGACGCCGGGCTCGTGTTCGTCGGCCCGCCGCCGGATGCCATCGACGCGATGGGTTCCAAGCTGACGGCCAAGGCGATGATGGCCGATGCGGGCGTGCCGGTTCTCCCGGGCGGCGACGCGACCGGCCTGGACCCCGACAAGCTGCGCAAGCTCGGCGCCGAGATCGGCTACCCGCTGCTGGTCAAGGCGAGCGCGGGTGGCGGCGGGCGCGGCATGCGGGTTGTCGAGTCGGCCGACGACCTCGACGGAGCCGTGGCCTCGGCCTCGCGCGAGGCGATGTCGGCGTTCTCGGACGGCACGGTGTTCCTCGAGCGGTACGTGCAGCGTCCCCGCCACGTTGAGATCCAGCTGTTGGCCGACATGCACGGCACGGTTGTCTCGCTGTTCGAGCGGGAGTGCTCGGTGCAGCGCCGCCACCAAAAGGTCATCGAGGAGGCGCCCTCGCCCGTCGTCGACGACGACCTGCGCGCCCGGATGGGCGCGGCGGCGGTCGCGGCGGCACAGGCCGTGGGTTACGTCGGGGCCGGAACGGTCGAGTTCGTCCTCGACGCGAACGGCGGCGATGACGACGGGACGTTCGCCTTCCTGGAGATGAACACCCGGCTGCAGGTCGAGCACCCGGTCACCGAACTCGTCACCGGGCTCGACCTCGTGCGCCTGCAGTTGCTGGTGGCGATGGGTCGGCCACTGCCTGCCGAGGTGAGCAAGCCGCGGATCACCGGCCACGCGGTCGAGGCCCGGCTCTACGCCGAGGACCCCACGAAGGGCTACCTGCCGCAGACCGGAACGCTGCGCACGATGCAGATCCCCGACCACGTCGGGGTCCGGGTGGACTCCGGCGTGCGCGACGGCTCGGTGGTCAGCCACCACTATGACGCCATGCTGGCCAAGGTGATCGCCTGGGCGCCCACCCGCGCCGAGGCGCTCGGCGCGCTGTCCGCCGCGCTCGCCGGCGCCCGGATCCACGGACTCACCACCAACCGGGATCTGCTGGTTCGCGTTCTGCGCCACGACGAGTTCGCCGGACGCGGCACCGACACCGGGTTCCTCGACCGCCACGACGTGGCCGACCTCGGCGCAGCCCTCATCGACCGCGACGGGGAGGGCTTGCACGCCATCGCGGCCACACTCGCCCAGGTCGCGGGACGCCGCGCGGCGGCCCCCGTCCAGCCGACGCTGCCTGCCGGGTGGCGCAACAACCCGTCCCAACTGCAGTCCACCGGATGGCTGACCGCCGACGGCCGCGAGCGTCGGGTGGGCTATGCGCTGCTCCGCGACGGCGTCGAGGTCGAAGTCGACGGCAAACCGGTCGAGGACGTCAGGGTGCTCGTGCAGCGGCCGGACCGGGTGGTCCTGGAGACCGGCGGGGTACGGCGCGGCTACGACGTCGTCCTCGACGGCGACATCGCCTACGTTGACAGCCCTGCCGGGTCCACTGCGTTCACCCAGGTACCGCGGTTCCTGGACCCCAGCACGCTCAAGCCGGCGGGCTCGCTGACGGCGCCTATGCCGGGTTCGGTGATCCGGCTGCCCGTCGCCGCGGGCGACGTCGTGACGGCCGGGCAGGCCTTGGTCGTGGTGGAGGCGATGAAGATGGAACACACCATCGCCAGCCCGATCGACGGGATCGTCGCCGAACTCTCGGTCGAGGTGGGTCAGCAGGTGTCCACCGGCGATGCCCTCGCGGTGGTCGGAGCGGCCGACAGTGCAGACGAGGATTGA
- a CDS encoding acyl-CoA carboxylase subunit beta: MIDVLPDRVDTRAPVYLENREGLIAQLHALAEQLALANGGGGEKYVARHRSRGKMLARERVELLIDPDTAFLELCPFAAWGTKFPVGGSVVVGIGIVEGVESMIIAHDPTVRGGASNPYTFRKVFRGMAVARENRLPIINVVESGGADLPTQAEIFVPGGQLFNDLTQHSAQGLPTLALVFGNSTAGGAYIPGMCDYVVMVRNRSKVFLGGPPLVKMATGEVSDDESLGGADMHARTSGLADYMAEDEQDAIRIGRRIMARLNWRKLGPGPTQPPTPPLRDPDQLLGIASVDPKVPFDPRDVIARIVDGSAFDEFKPLYGTSLVTGWASIHGYPVGILANARGILFSEEAEKAAQFIQLANQIDTPLVFLQNTTGYMVGAEYEQGGIIKDGAKMINAVSNSAVPHLTIVMGASYGAGNYGMCGRSYFPRFLFTWPNSRSAVMGPAQLAGVLSIVARESAADRGLPFDEEADAQMRAAVEGQIERESLALANSGRLYDDGIIDPRDTRTVLGFCLSVVHNSEIRGQRGYGVFRM, translated from the coding sequence TTGATTGACGTCCTGCCCGACCGGGTCGACACCCGCGCGCCGGTATACCTCGAGAATCGCGAGGGACTCATCGCGCAGCTCCATGCGCTCGCCGAACAGCTGGCGCTGGCCAACGGTGGCGGCGGCGAGAAGTACGTCGCCCGGCACCGTAGCCGCGGCAAGATGCTGGCTCGGGAGCGCGTCGAGCTGCTCATCGACCCCGACACGGCCTTCCTGGAACTCTGTCCGTTCGCGGCGTGGGGCACGAAGTTTCCGGTGGGCGGCAGCGTTGTGGTCGGCATCGGCATCGTCGAAGGCGTCGAGTCGATGATCATCGCGCACGACCCGACCGTGCGCGGCGGAGCCTCGAACCCCTACACCTTCCGAAAAGTGTTCCGGGGCATGGCAGTCGCCCGCGAGAACCGGCTGCCCATCATCAACGTCGTCGAGTCGGGCGGGGCGGACCTGCCCACGCAGGCCGAGATCTTCGTGCCCGGGGGCCAGCTATTCAACGACCTCACCCAGCACAGCGCGCAGGGCCTGCCGACACTGGCGCTGGTATTCGGTAACTCGACGGCAGGCGGCGCGTACATCCCCGGCATGTGTGATTACGTGGTGATGGTCCGCAACCGGTCCAAGGTCTTCCTCGGTGGTCCGCCGCTGGTGAAGATGGCGACCGGCGAAGTGTCCGACGACGAGTCGCTCGGCGGCGCCGACATGCACGCCCGCACCTCCGGGCTGGCCGACTACATGGCCGAGGACGAGCAGGACGCCATCCGGATCGGGCGGCGCATCATGGCCAGACTGAACTGGCGCAAGCTCGGGCCCGGCCCGACACAGCCACCGACCCCCCCGCTGCGAGACCCCGACCAACTCCTCGGGATCGCTTCGGTGGACCCGAAGGTTCCCTTCGACCCACGTGATGTCATCGCCCGAATCGTGGACGGGTCCGCCTTCGACGAGTTCAAGCCGCTATACGGCACCTCGCTGGTCACCGGTTGGGCCTCGATCCACGGATACCCGGTAGGGATCCTTGCCAACGCGCGCGGAATCCTGTTCAGCGAGGAGGCGGAGAAGGCCGCCCAGTTTATTCAGCTGGCGAACCAGATCGACACGCCACTGGTGTTTCTGCAGAACACCACCGGCTACATGGTCGGCGCGGAGTACGAGCAGGGTGGCATCATCAAGGACGGCGCGAAGATGATCAACGCCGTCTCCAACAGCGCTGTCCCACACCTGACGATCGTGATGGGCGCGTCCTACGGTGCGGGCAATTACGGGATGTGCGGGCGGTCCTACTTTCCCCGCTTCCTGTTCACCTGGCCCAACTCGCGTTCGGCCGTCATGGGCCCGGCCCAGCTCGCGGGCGTGCTGTCGATCGTGGCCCGCGAGTCGGCCGCCGACCGGGGGCTCCCGTTCGACGAGGAGGCCGACGCCCAGATGCGCGCTGCCGTCGAGGGCCAGATCGAGCGTGAGTCGTTGGCGCTGGCCAACAGCGGCAGGCTCTACGACGACGGGATCATCGACCCGCGCGACACCCGTACCGTTCTCGGGTTCTGCCTTTCCGTGGTCCACAACAGCGAGATCCGTGGCCAGCGTGGCTACGGCGTGTTCCGGATGTGA
- a CDS encoding acyl-CoA dehydrogenase family protein produces MTAGATHMKQPDQREAEAAAADPWMTPERISLRNLAMSFTQKEIVPHLQDWEDAGELPRELHRRAAAAGLLGIGFAEEIGGSGGDLRDLVLLTEAVMEAGGSSGLLASLLTHHIAVPHMAAQGDPEQIRSFVAPTLAGEKIGSLGITEPDTGSDVAGIRTTARRDGDHYVVNGAKLFITSGVRADFVTTAVRTGGPGPSGISLLVVERGATGFLVSRALKKMGWLCSDTAELGFTDVRVPVVNLVGPEGSGFLQIMQQFQVERAFIAVQCYATAQRCLDLTLDWVKKRETFGRPLSTRQVVRHKIVDIATAVDVARTYTRAAVDRIVAGDTDVRMVSMAKNQAVEACALAVDTAVQLYGGMGYLRETEVERHYRDSRILGIGGGTTEIMKEIIAKQIGL; encoded by the coding sequence ATCACAGCAGGAGCAACTCACATGAAACAGCCGGATCAGCGGGAAGCGGAGGCGGCCGCAGCCGACCCGTGGATGACGCCCGAGCGCATCTCGTTGCGCAACCTCGCGATGTCGTTCACCCAGAAGGAGATCGTTCCTCACCTGCAAGACTGGGAGGACGCCGGAGAGCTCCCTAGAGAACTCCACCGCCGCGCAGCCGCAGCGGGGTTGCTGGGCATCGGGTTCGCCGAAGAGATCGGTGGCTCCGGCGGTGACCTGCGCGACCTGGTGCTGCTCACCGAGGCCGTGATGGAGGCCGGCGGCTCGTCGGGCTTACTGGCCAGCCTACTTACGCATCACATCGCAGTGCCCCATATGGCCGCGCAGGGCGATCCCGAGCAGATCCGCAGCTTCGTGGCGCCGACCCTGGCCGGGGAGAAGATCGGCAGCCTTGGCATCACCGAACCCGACACCGGTTCTGACGTCGCCGGCATCCGCACTACCGCACGGCGCGACGGCGACCACTACGTGGTCAACGGTGCGAAGCTGTTCATCACCTCGGGTGTCCGCGCCGATTTCGTGACCACCGCCGTGCGTACCGGCGGCCCGGGCCCGTCGGGGATTTCTCTGCTCGTGGTGGAGCGTGGCGCCACGGGTTTCTTGGTCTCGCGGGCACTGAAGAAGATGGGCTGGCTGTGCTCCGATACCGCCGAACTCGGATTCACCGACGTGCGCGTGCCGGTGGTCAATCTGGTTGGCCCCGAAGGCAGCGGATTCCTGCAGATCATGCAACAGTTCCAGGTCGAACGTGCTTTCATCGCCGTCCAGTGCTACGCCACGGCCCAGCGCTGCCTCGACCTGACGCTGGATTGGGTGAAGAAGCGCGAAACCTTCGGTCGACCGCTATCCACCCGACAGGTGGTGCGGCACAAGATCGTCGATATCGCGACGGCCGTCGACGTCGCCCGTACGTACACCCGTGCCGCTGTGGACCGCATCGTCGCCGGAGACACCGACGTGCGGATGGTCTCGATGGCCAAGAACCAAGCCGTAGAGGCCTGCGCGCTCGCCGTTGACACGGCCGTCCAACTATACGGTGGCATGGGCTACCTACGCGAGACCGAGGTCGAAAGGCACTATCGCGATTCGCGCATCCTGGGTATCGGGGGCGGCACCACCGAAATCATGAAGGAGATCATCGCCAAGCAGATTGGCCTCTGA
- a CDS encoding TetR/AcrR family transcriptional regulator, whose amino-acid sequence MRRSCLCQDVFVRTKAARWGGRTGAERRADRRRRLVNAATEIWTESGWAAVTMRGVCSRAALNDRYFYEEFKTRDELLVAAWDNVRDEMLGEVSATFAERVGQPPIETIRAAISIVVLRIAQDAGRAQILLTQHVGSSTLQDRRAVALQEATQLVMAASKPHLKPDADEMALRMDTFVAVGGFVELISAWHAGLLVDVSQVDIVEHTSRLAETLARRYVVDKFG is encoded by the coding sequence ATGCGGCGCTCCTGCCTTTGTCAAGATGTATTCGTGCGGACAAAGGCAGCAAGGTGGGGCGGGCGTACTGGCGCCGAACGACGGGCTGACCGGCGGCGGCGCCTAGTGAACGCGGCGACGGAGATCTGGACGGAAAGCGGATGGGCTGCCGTGACAATGCGTGGGGTCTGCTCCAGAGCCGCGCTGAACGACCGATATTTCTACGAGGAGTTCAAGACGCGCGATGAGTTGCTCGTAGCAGCGTGGGACAACGTGCGGGACGAGATGCTCGGCGAGGTTTCGGCAACATTTGCCGAACGCGTCGGTCAACCACCGATCGAAACCATTCGCGCCGCAATCTCGATCGTTGTTCTCCGCATCGCGCAGGATGCCGGGCGAGCACAGATCCTGCTGACACAGCACGTCGGCAGTTCAACATTGCAAGATCGCCGAGCGGTGGCCTTGCAGGAAGCAACCCAGCTCGTCATGGCCGCCAGCAAGCCGCATCTGAAGCCTGACGCAGACGAAATGGCTCTGCGTATGGACACGTTTGTAGCGGTCGGCGGCTTCGTCGAACTGATCAGCGCTTGGCACGCAGGACTACTGGTCGATGTAAGTCAGGTCGACATCGTCGAACATACGAGTAGACTTGCTGAGACGCTGGCTCGCCGCTACGTGGTTGATAAGTTTGGCTAG
- a CDS encoding SDR family NAD(P)-dependent oxidoreductase has product MDILRWDRPPRLSRRANAVVTGAGSGIGRAFAVELARRGGRVVCADIDPVRAKETVGLVVQAGGEGLDIACDVTDEEQVRELADSAEKWFGAAASLVINNAGIGIGGNVIGATPKRDWEATLSVNLWGVIYGCEIFVPRLRAKGSGGIINVASAASFGAAPRMGAYNVSKAGVLSLSETLAAELSGTGVAVTVLCPTFVKTNIVDNPGIEESAAKLATNLMKWTGVSAESVARKTLDANDRGQLHVLPQVDAKILWLFKRAVPATYTRALGLVERIAR; this is encoded by the coding sequence ATGGATATCTTGAGGTGGGACAGACCGCCTCGCCTGAGCCGCCGCGCCAACGCGGTCGTAACGGGAGCGGGCAGCGGAATTGGCCGTGCCTTCGCGGTGGAGCTCGCCCGTAGAGGTGGACGAGTGGTGTGTGCCGACATCGACCCGGTGCGTGCCAAGGAGACGGTCGGGCTCGTCGTCCAAGCCGGCGGCGAGGGGCTCGACATCGCATGCGATGTCACGGACGAAGAGCAGGTCCGCGAACTCGCCGACAGCGCCGAGAAGTGGTTCGGCGCGGCAGCCAGCCTGGTGATCAACAACGCGGGCATCGGAATCGGTGGCAATGTCATCGGCGCGACGCCCAAGCGGGACTGGGAAGCGACACTTTCAGTCAACTTGTGGGGAGTGATTTACGGCTGCGAGATCTTCGTACCGCGACTTCGTGCGAAGGGCAGCGGGGGAATTATCAACGTCGCATCGGCTGCAAGTTTTGGAGCAGCGCCCCGGATGGGTGCCTATAACGTCAGCAAGGCCGGCGTGCTCTCGCTATCCGAGACTTTGGCGGCCGAGCTGAGTGGTACTGGTGTGGCGGTGACTGTACTGTGCCCGACATTTGTCAAGACCAACATCGTCGATAACCCTGGTATTGAGGAGTCGGCCGCCAAGCTGGCAACGAATTTGATGAAGTGGACCGGCGTGTCGGCGGAATCGGTGGCGCGCAAAACGTTGGACGCGAACGATCGCGGTCAGTTGCACGTCCTACCCCAAGTCGACGCGAAGATTCTCTGGTTATTTAAGCGGGCAGTGCCTGCCACGTATACCCGTGCGCTCGGTTTGGTTGAGCGAATCGCGCGCTAA
- a CDS encoding flavin-containing monooxygenase — translation MSDTTTVLIVGAGFAGLGTAIRLLQQGIDDFVVLERADEVGGTWRDNTYPGAACDIPSLLYSYGFEQNPDWSRAYSGSAEILGYIKTMVDKYSLSRFIRFGVNVTGLEFDEESALWTAQTADGSQFTARTAVMASGPLANASLPDIRGLDTFDGHKIHSARWDHDYDMSDKRVAVIGTGASAVQIIPELVKTARSVKVFQRTPGWVLPRPDFSHPQWVRTAFRRLPRVQNVGRQAWFWGHELMAVGMVWDTPVTTGIQLLAKANLRRQVSDTWLRRQLTPNFRAGCKRMLMSSDYYPALQRDNCKLVSWPIATLSPNGIRTADGIEHELDCIVFATGFDVCKAGTPFPIRGAHGRELSDEWSQGAYAYRSVTVAGYPNLFFTFGPNSGPGHNSALVYMEAEINYIVKAIGAIIANDLSTLEVREDRQNDYHGEVQQRLRSTTWNSGCTSWYLTSDGYNGTMYPGFATQFKRALSKVDMGDYVATPATARPDRKIGYAQNGSKVANIGQGRKGAGVLAARPGVDAGIADAGIADVGVGKVPPKRAASRVRKDA, via the coding sequence ATGAGCGACACCACGACCGTCTTGATCGTCGGTGCGGGTTTCGCCGGCCTGGGAACCGCAATCCGGTTGCTACAACAGGGTATCGACGATTTCGTTGTCCTTGAACGTGCCGACGAGGTGGGTGGTACCTGGCGGGACAACACCTATCCCGGCGCGGCGTGCGACATCCCGTCGCTGCTCTATTCCTACGGGTTCGAGCAAAATCCGGACTGGTCCCGCGCGTATTCGGGCAGCGCCGAGATCCTCGGCTACATCAAGACGATGGTCGACAAGTACTCGCTGTCGCGTTTCATCCGGTTCGGAGTGAACGTCACCGGTCTGGAGTTCGACGAGGAAAGCGCACTGTGGACGGCGCAGACAGCTGACGGCTCGCAGTTCACGGCGCGCACCGCAGTGATGGCCAGTGGGCCGCTGGCGAATGCGAGCCTGCCGGACATCCGCGGACTGGACACCTTCGATGGTCACAAGATCCACAGTGCGCGTTGGGATCACGACTACGACATGAGCGACAAACGTGTCGCCGTGATCGGCACCGGAGCCAGCGCTGTTCAGATCATTCCCGAACTGGTGAAGACTGCGCGGTCGGTCAAGGTCTTCCAACGCACCCCCGGCTGGGTCCTCCCTCGGCCCGACTTCTCCCATCCGCAGTGGGTGCGGACGGCGTTTCGTCGCTTGCCTCGCGTGCAGAACGTCGGACGGCAGGCGTGGTTTTGGGGCCACGAGCTCATGGCCGTCGGCATGGTCTGGGATACCCCGGTCACCACTGGCATCCAGCTACTGGCGAAGGCGAATTTGCGGAGGCAGGTATCGGATACTTGGCTCAGGCGCCAGCTGACGCCGAACTTCCGTGCCGGCTGCAAACGGATGCTGATGAGCAGCGATTACTACCCCGCTCTTCAGCGCGACAACTGCAAGCTCGTCTCATGGCCGATCGCGACCCTGTCGCCGAATGGCATACGGACCGCAGATGGCATCGAACACGAACTGGACTGCATCGTCTTCGCCACCGGCTTCGATGTATGCAAGGCTGGCACACCTTTTCCCATCCGAGGCGCGCATGGTCGTGAGCTCTCCGACGAGTGGTCCCAGGGCGCCTATGCGTACCGGAGCGTCACCGTCGCAGGCTATCCCAATCTTTTCTTCACCTTCGGACCAAATTCAGGGCCCGGCCATAACTCGGCCCTCGTGTACATGGAGGCCGAGATCAACTACATCGTCAAAGCCATCGGCGCGATCATCGCGAATGATCTCAGTACGCTCGAGGTCCGCGAAGATCGGCAAAATGATTACCACGGCGAGGTGCAGCAACGGTTGCGAAGTACGACATGGAATTCGGGCTGCACGAGCTGGTACCTCACGAGTGACGGATACAACGGCACCATGTACCCCGGATTCGCCACCCAGTTCAAGCGCGCACTGTCGAAGGTCGACATGGGTGATTATGTAGCGACCCCGGCAACCGCACGACCTGATCGAAAAATCGGATATGCCCAAAACGGCTCGAAGGTGGCCAACATCGGTCAGGGTCGCAAAGGCGCAGGCGTCCTGGCTGCCCGGCCTGGGGTCGACGCCGGCATTGCAGACGCCGGCATTGCAGACGTGGGCGTCGGGAAAGTACCGCCTAAGCGCGCAGCCTCGAGAGTGAGGAAAGACGCTTGA